One genomic window of Bacillus mycoides includes the following:
- a CDS encoding EamA family transporter translates to MEKLKFSLLVLLGACSYGVLSSILKVGFLNGFSFDELLGGQYVFGWLGLLVLVLLFSRHKVSRKNIFLLLVVGTTMSVTSIFYGYSVKELPASIAVILLFQSTWIGVLIEAVVSKTFPSREKLLSILVLFIGTLFASGMLEGLGQHLSVKGIIYGLLAAIVFALYIFASGRVATTVPTYSKSFLMTTGATLLVCFIYPPNFLIDGTLQAGLWKYTFFLGLFGVVIPVICFSLGVPKVGTGLGTILGAAELPVAIIASITLVHEKVSLLQWFGVLGILIGVFIPQVLVLQKEKRETMNKGVS, encoded by the coding sequence TTGGAAAAACTAAAGTTTTCATTATTAGTGTTATTAGGTGCCTGTAGCTATGGTGTCCTTTCATCTATTCTAAAAGTTGGATTTTTAAATGGATTTTCTTTTGATGAATTATTAGGTGGACAATATGTATTTGGATGGTTGGGACTACTAGTACTTGTTCTCTTATTTTCCCGTCATAAAGTATCAAGAAAAAATATATTTCTATTGTTAGTTGTTGGGACAACTATGAGCGTAACGAGTATTTTTTATGGGTATTCAGTAAAAGAATTACCAGCATCAATCGCTGTTATCTTATTATTTCAATCCACATGGATTGGTGTGCTTATTGAAGCTGTTGTTAGTAAAACTTTCCCAAGCCGTGAAAAACTATTATCGATTCTGGTTCTGTTTATAGGAACTTTGTTTGCTAGTGGTATGCTTGAAGGCTTAGGACAACATTTATCTGTAAAAGGAATTATTTATGGATTACTAGCAGCTATAGTTTTTGCCTTATATATATTTGCAAGCGGACGTGTAGCTACAACTGTACCAACCTATTCTAAAAGTTTTCTCATGACAACAGGTGCTACACTCCTTGTTTGTTTCATATATCCTCCTAATTTTTTAATAGATGGTACATTACAAGCAGGTTTATGGAAATATACTTTTTTCCTAGGTTTATTTGGGGTAGTTATACCGGTTATTTGTTTCTCGCTGGGTGTACCAAAAGTCGGTACAGGTCTTGGAACAATTTTAGGGGCAGCCGAACTACCAGTAGCTATCATTGCTTCTATAACACTTGTACATGAAAAAGTATCGCTTTTACAATGGTTTGGGGTTTTGGGTATTTTGATTGGAGTTTTTATACCTCAAGTGCTAGTTTTACAAAAAGAGAAGAGAGAAACTATGAACAAGGGTGTATCATAG
- a CDS encoding copper homeostasis protein CutC, with amino-acid sequence MLEVIATCLEDVKRIEKAGGNRIELISSYTEGGLTPSYAFIKKAVEAVKIPVHVMIRPHAKSFTYTEEEIKMMKEDIVVAQNLGAAGVVLGILSEQNEVDEEKLVDLLSVVDGINVTYHRAIDDTENPVEAMKALKKFNKVTHVLTSGGQGNVVDNIPVLTEMQKESEGNIQLVVGSGVTKENVKQLLDETGITQAHVGTAVREGKSCFSEIDLKLVQELVEIIK; translated from the coding sequence ATGCTAGAGGTTATTGCAACTTGTTTAGAAGATGTGAAGCGAATTGAAAAGGCTGGTGGAAATCGAATTGAACTCATTTCATCATATACAGAAGGTGGTTTAACACCGAGTTATGCTTTTATAAAAAAAGCAGTAGAAGCAGTGAAAATACCAGTTCATGTTATGATTCGTCCGCATGCGAAGTCTTTTACATATACGGAAGAAGAAATTAAAATGATGAAAGAAGATATTGTAGTTGCTCAAAATCTTGGAGCTGCTGGTGTTGTATTAGGTATATTAAGCGAACAAAATGAAGTTGATGAAGAGAAATTAGTAGATTTATTATCTGTTGTAGATGGAATAAATGTCACGTATCACCGTGCGATAGATGATACAGAAAATCCAGTAGAAGCGATGAAAGCTTTGAAGAAATTCAATAAAGTTACTCACGTGTTAACTTCAGGCGGACAAGGAAATGTAGTAGATAATATTCCGGTGCTTACAGAGATGCAAAAGGAAAGTGAAGGGAATATACAGCTTGTTGTCGGAAGCGGAGTAACGAAAGAGAATGTAAAACAATTGCTAGATGAAACTGGAATTACGCAGGCGCATGTAGGTACAGCGGTTAGAGAAGGTAAGTCATGTTTTTCTGAAATTGACCTAAAGTTAGTACAAGAGTTAGTTGAAATAATAAAGTAA
- a CDS encoding YdcF family protein encodes MKENKKSKKRRILQVFLLMICSIILYVSYAAYDIWSYRFKTDDGVKTDAGIVLGAASWNGKPSPVFKERINHAISLYKNGNIKKIIFTGGTKFEAELEEARTARVYALKHGVKDEDILIETKSLFTEENLKNAKQVGIENGIHTYTIVSDPLHMKRAMKIAKHLKIEAYASPTPTSAYKTLDTEIPFFFKELCSYIGYVTSLPLKALKGD; translated from the coding sequence ATGAAAGAAAATAAGAAAAGTAAGAAAAGAAGAATCTTGCAAGTATTCTTGCTTATGATTTGTTCTATTATTTTATATGTAAGTTATGCAGCTTACGATATTTGGAGTTATCGCTTTAAAACAGATGATGGTGTGAAGACAGATGCTGGTATTGTGCTGGGAGCAGCTTCATGGAACGGAAAACCATCTCCTGTATTTAAAGAAAGAATTAATCATGCAATTTCCTTATATAAGAATGGTAATATTAAAAAGATTATTTTCACAGGTGGTACAAAGTTTGAGGCAGAGCTTGAGGAAGCGCGTACTGCTAGAGTGTATGCACTGAAACATGGTGTAAAAGATGAGGATATTTTAATTGAAACAAAATCTCTTTTCACAGAAGAGAATTTAAAGAATGCAAAGCAAGTTGGAATAGAGAACGGAATACACACATATACGATCGTGAGTGATCCACTTCATATGAAACGTGCGATGAAAATTGCAAAACATCTTAAAATTGAAGCGTATGCATCACCAACTCCAACGTCAGCGTATAAAACGTTAGATACAGAAATCCCTTTCTTTTTTAAAGAATTATGCTCGTATATTGGATATGTAACCTCTTTGCCATTAAAGGCATTGAAAGGGGATTAA
- a CDS encoding acyl-CoA dehydrogenase family protein has translation MALSFVETEEQSLVIEKINKLIPKFMEREHQLSELGSFPYENINNLKDIGYTKLTLPKELGGNAISLYDFVLFQEKIAEGCGATALSIGWHLGIVKELAENRSWDEEMFTWFCEEVRNGALFNRAATEPNTGSPTRGGKPETLAVKKGEKWIINGRKTFTTMAPVLDYFIISASIEGQEEIGEFVIPKNTIGVSIEETWDSIAMRGTASHDLVLQNVEIPDRFFTDIKGSKVKAKGIGWLLHIPACYLGIAQSARNYAVQFAESYKPNSLNHSISLLPNVRRLVGELELELMQARVFLYQIAKKYDEAEDKLSLQAELAAVKYAVTNAAISIVDKAMRIVGAKSLSEKNPLHRYYLNVRAGLHNPPMDDATLSMLADAAFRS, from the coding sequence ATGGCACTCTCATTTGTTGAAACAGAAGAACAATCTTTAGTTATTGAGAAAATAAATAAATTGATTCCGAAGTTCATGGAAAGGGAGCATCAACTAAGTGAATTAGGATCATTTCCGTATGAAAATATTAATAATTTGAAAGATATCGGATATACGAAATTAACGTTGCCAAAAGAATTGGGAGGCAATGCGATTTCTTTATATGACTTCGTTTTATTTCAAGAGAAAATAGCAGAAGGATGCGGTGCTACCGCATTATCAATTGGATGGCACCTTGGCATTGTAAAGGAATTAGCTGAAAATCGCTCTTGGGATGAGGAAATGTTCACTTGGTTTTGTGAAGAAGTGCGTAATGGCGCCCTCTTTAATCGAGCAGCGACAGAGCCGAATACAGGTAGTCCTACGCGCGGCGGGAAACCAGAGACGTTAGCTGTCAAAAAAGGTGAGAAGTGGATTATAAATGGAAGAAAAACGTTTACGACAATGGCGCCAGTACTTGATTATTTTATCATTTCAGCAAGTATTGAAGGCCAGGAAGAAATCGGAGAGTTTGTCATTCCAAAGAATACAATAGGCGTGTCAATTGAAGAAACGTGGGATAGTATCGCAATGAGAGGAACTGCGAGCCATGATCTCGTTTTACAAAATGTAGAGATACCAGATCGCTTTTTCACTGATATAAAGGGTTCAAAGGTTAAAGCTAAGGGGATTGGCTGGTTACTTCATATACCAGCATGTTATTTAGGAATCGCACAATCGGCAAGAAATTATGCGGTTCAGTTTGCGGAATCATACAAGCCAAATAGTTTAAATCATTCTATTAGTTTATTGCCGAATGTTAGAAGATTAGTTGGAGAATTAGAACTTGAGCTTATGCAAGCTCGCGTCTTTTTATATCAAATTGCGAAAAAGTACGATGAAGCAGAAGATAAACTATCACTGCAAGCAGAACTAGCGGCAGTGAAATATGCAGTAACAAATGCGGCGATATCCATTGTAGATAAAGCAATGCGCATCGTAGGAGCAAAAAGTTTATCAGAAAAAAATCCGCTTCATCGTTATTATTTAAACGTCAGAGCAGGGCTACACAATCCGCCGATGGATGATGCAACACTATCTATGCTGGCGGATGCGGCGTTTCGGTCTTAA